In the Paenibacillus sp. FSL H7-0357 genome, one interval contains:
- a CDS encoding YqzL family protein encodes MRDFSWKYFAMTGDVDAYLLYREAVDPLDEGGLLLAEEEKALDEEAQ; translated from the coding sequence ATGCGAGACTTTTCGTGGAAGTATTTTGCAATGACTGGAGATGTCGATGCTTATCTGCTGTACAGGGAAGCCGTAGATCCGCTGGATGAAGGCGGACTGCTGCTTGCAGAGGAAGAGAAGGCCCTTGATGAAGAAGCACAATAA
- the era gene encoding GTPase Era, which yields MNQVIGQKIAIMSDKPQTTRNKIHGVYTANNSQIVFLDTPGIHKRQSKLGDYMNQTAMSTLHEVEAVLFLVDASEGLGGGDRFIAEQLHSIKTPVILVMNKIDKIEPEALLPLITQYNKLHEFAEIVPISAKLGNNVNTLLDQVAKYLPEGPQYYPDDQITDHPEQFVCAELIREKILHMTREEVPHSIAVAIEDMSVEPNGVVHISAVIFVERDSQKGIIIGKQGALLKEVGRRARTDIENLLGSKIFLELWVKVKKDWRNQDRVLRDLGFHKDL from the coding sequence ATGAACCAAGTGATTGGCCAAAAAATAGCAATCATGTCGGACAAGCCGCAGACAACCAGAAACAAAATCCACGGGGTTTACACTGCCAACAACTCGCAGATCGTATTTTTGGACACGCCGGGTATCCATAAAAGACAATCCAAGCTGGGCGACTACATGAACCAGACGGCGATGAGCACGCTGCATGAAGTGGAGGCTGTGCTGTTTCTGGTGGACGCATCCGAAGGACTCGGCGGCGGCGACCGCTTTATCGCCGAGCAATTACACAGTATCAAGACACCGGTTATTCTGGTGATGAACAAAATTGACAAGATCGAGCCGGAAGCGCTGCTGCCGCTGATTACACAGTACAACAAGCTGCATGAGTTTGCCGAAATCGTGCCGATCTCCGCCAAGCTGGGCAACAATGTGAATACCCTGCTGGATCAGGTGGCGAAATATTTGCCGGAAGGTCCGCAGTATTATCCCGACGATCAGATTACCGATCATCCGGAGCAGTTCGTCTGCGCGGAGCTGATCCGTGAGAAGATTCTCCATATGACCCGCGAAGAGGTGCCGCATTCCATTGCGGTGGCCATCGAGGATATGAGTGTAGAACCCAATGGAGTTGTGCATATTTCCGCCGTTATTTTTGTGGAGCGCGATTCCCAGAAGGGGATCATTATCGGCAAGCAGGGTGCGCTGCTGAAAGAAGTGGGCCGGCGCGCCCGTACGGATATCGAGAACCTGCTGGGATCGAAGATTTTTCTGGAGCTATGGGTAAAAGTGAAAAAAGACTGGCGCAATCAGGACCGCGTACTGCGGGATTTGGGCTTCCATAAAGACCTTTAA
- a CDS encoding cytidine deaminase, translating to MDSALLLQEAIKARTSAYIPYSRFGVGAALLDQDGHVHHGCNIENAAYGPTNCAERTAMFRAIADGHKARSFQAIAVVADTDGPVSPCGVCRQVMVELCGPDMKVILGNMKGDIVETTVRDLLPGAFGPDDLEQGQAPE from the coding sequence ATGGATTCTGCGCTACTTCTTCAAGAAGCGATAAAGGCACGAACTAGTGCCTATATACCTTATTCCCGCTTTGGCGTCGGTGCTGCGCTGCTGGATCAGGACGGCCATGTCCACCATGGCTGCAATATTGAGAATGCTGCTTACGGGCCGACCAACTGTGCGGAGCGGACTGCGATGTTCCGCGCCATCGCGGACGGCCATAAAGCCCGCAGCTTCCAGGCGATCGCGGTTGTTGCGGATACCGATGGCCCCGTATCACCCTGCGGTGTCTGCCGGCAGGTGATGGTGGAACTATGCGGTCCCGACATGAAGGTCATCCTCGGGAACATGAAAGGCGATATCGTGGAGACTACCGTGCGTGACCTGCTCCCGGGCGCTTTCGGTCCGGACGATCTGGAGCAGGGCCAGGCTCCTGAGTAG
- a CDS encoding diacylglycerol kinase family protein, whose protein sequence is MVKNTAVGHKKFWHSFRFAAQGIAGAFKSELNMKVHSGLAVLVLAAAAVFRLPAASWMLLLLAITLVLTAELLNTAIEATVDLVSPEIHPLAKTAKDTAAGAVLLTAVFAVITGIYVFYHPVMDWITGLMS, encoded by the coding sequence ATGGTCAAAAATACGGCGGTAGGCCACAAAAAGTTCTGGCATTCGTTTCGATTTGCAGCGCAGGGCATTGCCGGAGCGTTCAAATCCGAGCTGAATATGAAGGTACATAGCGGCTTGGCTGTTCTTGTGCTTGCCGCTGCCGCCGTATTCAGACTTCCTGCGGCAAGCTGGATGCTGTTGCTGCTGGCAATTACGCTCGTTTTGACCGCTGAGCTGCTGAATACGGCTATTGAAGCGACGGTTGATCTGGTCTCACCGGAGATTCATCCCCTGGCCAAGACTGCCAAAGATACCGCCGCAGGTGCTGTGCTGCTTACGGCGGTGTTTGCTGTGATTACGGGAATCTATGTTTTTTATCATCCGGTGATGGACTGGATCACTGGACTTATGTCATAA
- the ybeY gene encoding rRNA maturation RNase YbeY produces MSLAIAWSNEQEEHEINDELISLLERILQKAGEAEGIEGGEVDLTFVNNERIHELNREYRGIDRPTDVLSFALNETGEDELEIIYRQDENEEFEDVPNVLGDIIISVTRAQEQALEYGHSLERELGFLFVHGFLHLLGYDHQDAASEAEMMSKQEHVLAQVGLTR; encoded by the coding sequence ATGAGTCTTGCAATCGCTTGGAGCAATGAACAGGAAGAACACGAGATTAATGACGAGCTAATATCCCTGCTGGAGCGCATTCTGCAAAAAGCAGGTGAAGCCGAAGGTATTGAGGGCGGCGAGGTGGATCTTACCTTCGTCAATAATGAACGGATCCATGAGCTCAATCGGGAATACCGGGGAATTGACCGTCCGACGGACGTTCTTTCCTTTGCCTTGAACGAAACCGGCGAAGATGAGCTGGAAATTATATACCGACAAGATGAGAATGAAGAGTTTGAAGATGTGCCGAATGTGCTCGGAGATATCATTATCTCTGTCACCCGCGCGCAGGAGCAGGCTTTGGAATATGGCCATTCCCTGGAGCGTGAGCTGGGTTTCCTGTTTGTGCACGGATTTTTGCATCTGCTGGGCTACGATCATCAGGATGCTGCTTCTGAGGCCGAAATGATGTCCAAGCAGGAGCATGTGCTGGCTCAGGTCGGGTTAACACGCTAA